A part of Chitinimonas koreensis genomic DNA contains:
- a CDS encoding SurA N-terminal domain-containing protein: MIPSRLAAPLLAAALALQGFAAEPVTLDRIVAVVNKSVITEHELAIRIEAVKKNFARQKMATPADDALRRQVLDRLVTERVLLDYASDTGVRVDDRQLDQTIDRIADQNKLTPAQFRTALEKEGTSYGQFRDQIRQDLVIQRLREREVDNRVFVTDSEIDQFLAANKGADRAEQEYHLSHILIGLPEGPRPTW, translated from the coding sequence ATGATTCCTTCCCGCCTCGCCGCCCCGCTCCTCGCCGCCGCCCTCGCCCTGCAGGGCTTCGCCGCCGAGCCGGTCACGCTCGACCGCATCGTCGCGGTGGTCAACAAGTCGGTGATCACCGAGCACGAGCTCGCCATCCGGATCGAGGCGGTGAAGAAGAACTTCGCGCGCCAGAAGATGGCCACGCCGGCCGACGACGCGCTGCGGCGCCAGGTGCTCGACCGGCTGGTCACCGAGCGCGTGCTGCTCGACTACGCCAGCGACACCGGCGTGCGCGTCGACGACCGCCAGCTCGACCAGACCATTGACCGCATCGCCGACCAGAACAAGCTGACGCCGGCCCAGTTCCGCACCGCGCTGGAGAAGGAAGGCACCAGCTACGGCCAGTTCCGCGACCAGATCCGGCAGGACCTGGTGATCCAGCGCCTGCGCGAGCGCGAGGTCGACAACCGGGTGTTCGTCACCGATTCCGAGATCGACCAGTTCCTCGCCGCCAACAAGGGCGCCGACCGCGCCGAGCAGGAATACCACCTGTCGCACATCCTGATCGGCCTGCCCGAGGGGCCTCGCCCGACGTGGTGA
- a CDS encoding LPS-assembly protein LptD, giving the protein MPRFKPLSLAVCCALAALAGPAYAEEPAAATPPADAPAGPTVIHADQVEGIGQAETTARGNVSVEQDGRRIEAQWAKLFQDSGEIRAGDRTRMTQDKDVLEGGELYFKQESRTGELDAPNYRFGERAGRGDAVKLIFDGPDRYTLQQARFTTCAAGDDSWFIRARELDLDYSRNLGVAHHGTVEFKGVPLLYSPYLDFSLDGSRKSGLLAPSFDSSSSGGFELAIPYYWNIAPNYDATISPRIITKRGLMLGTEFRYLGERHNGVLSADVIGKDRVYGDERHALRFEHHQQLAPAWRTDLNVQAVSDDSYFADFGDRLAVASQQFLPREGTLNYNQGAFAAMFKVQRYQTLQDPARLVDEPYARLPQLTANYSRVLAGPLRLDVASEAVRFANAWSAQGGKRPEGDRYLAYPSVSLPIERGYGFVTPKLGFHSTRYRLDEGQRYGRDLPVFSLDSGLFFDRETHIAGRDMVQSLEPRAYYVRIPYRDQSKIPNFDSGKADFSFAQMFTENQYTGSDRLNDANQLTLALTSRLFEADNGVERARFAVGQRFYFEPQRVTLGEAARGDDVTASDVIVTAGGQPFDAWWLDAATQYDRDAHRTSKATFNLRYQPDPGRLLNFRYRLDRFTDTKQLDLSTQWAVTRNWQVLARHNWSIKDRRPLETLAGLEYNANCWAFRLLAQRYVTRGNDMQSRFFFQLELNDVGRLGTNALQTLRDSIPGYTKLN; this is encoded by the coding sequence ATGCCGCGTTTCAAGCCCCTCTCCCTCGCCGTCTGCTGTGCCCTGGCCGCCCTCGCGGGGCCTGCCTACGCCGAGGAGCCGGCCGCCGCGACGCCGCCCGCCGACGCCCCGGCCGGCCCCACCGTGATCCATGCCGACCAGGTCGAAGGCATCGGCCAGGCCGAGACCACCGCGCGCGGCAACGTCAGCGTCGAACAGGACGGCCGCCGCATCGAGGCGCAATGGGCCAAGCTGTTCCAGGACAGCGGCGAGATCCGCGCCGGCGACCGCACCCGCATGACCCAGGACAAGGACGTGCTCGAGGGCGGCGAACTCTACTTCAAGCAGGAGAGCCGCACCGGCGAGCTCGATGCGCCGAACTACCGCTTCGGCGAGCGCGCCGGCCGCGGCGACGCGGTCAAGCTGATCTTCGACGGGCCGGACCGCTACACGCTGCAGCAGGCGCGCTTCACCACCTGCGCGGCCGGCGACGATTCCTGGTTCATCCGCGCCCGCGAACTCGATCTCGACTACAGCCGCAACCTCGGCGTGGCCCACCACGGCACGGTCGAATTCAAGGGCGTGCCGCTCCTGTACTCGCCCTACCTCGATTTCTCGCTCGACGGCTCGCGCAAGTCGGGCCTCCTGGCCCCGTCGTTCGATTCGAGCAGCAGCGGCGGCTTCGAACTGGCCATCCCCTATTACTGGAACATCGCGCCGAACTACGACGCCACCATCTCGCCGCGCATCATCACCAAGCGCGGCCTGATGCTGGGCACCGAGTTCCGCTACCTCGGCGAGCGGCACAACGGCGTGCTGTCGGCCGACGTGATCGGCAAGGACCGCGTCTACGGCGACGAGCGCCACGCGCTGCGCTTCGAGCACCACCAGCAGCTGGCGCCGGCCTGGCGCACCGATCTCAACGTGCAGGCGGTGTCGGACGACAGCTACTTCGCCGACTTCGGCGACCGGCTGGCGGTGGCCTCGCAGCAGTTCCTGCCGCGCGAGGGCACGCTGAACTACAACCAGGGCGCTTTCGCCGCCATGTTCAAGGTGCAGCGCTACCAGACGCTGCAGGACCCGGCCCGGCTGGTCGACGAGCCCTATGCCCGGCTGCCCCAGCTGACCGCCAACTACAGCCGCGTGCTGGCCGGCCCGCTGCGGCTCGACGTCGCCAGCGAGGCGGTGCGCTTCGCCAATGCCTGGAGCGCGCAGGGCGGGAAGCGGCCCGAGGGCGACCGCTACCTGGCCTATCCGAGCGTGAGCCTGCCGATCGAGCGCGGCTACGGCTTCGTCACGCCCAAGCTCGGTTTCCACAGCACGCGCTACCGGCTCGACGAAGGCCAGCGCTACGGCCGCGACCTGCCGGTGTTCAGCCTCGATTCGGGCCTGTTCTTCGACCGCGAGACCCATATCGCCGGGCGCGACATGGTGCAGTCGCTCGAGCCGCGCGCCTACTACGTGCGCATCCCCTACCGCGACCAGTCGAAGATCCCCAACTTCGACTCGGGCAAGGCCGATTTCAGCTTCGCCCAGATGTTCACCGAGAACCAGTACACCGGCAGCGACCGCCTCAACGACGCCAACCAGCTCACGCTGGCGCTGACCTCGCGGCTGTTCGAGGCCGACAACGGCGTCGAGCGCGCGCGCTTCGCGGTCGGCCAGCGCTTCTACTTCGAGCCGCAGCGCGTCACACTGGGCGAGGCGGCGCGCGGCGACGACGTGACCGCGTCCGACGTGATCGTCACCGCCGGCGGCCAGCCGTTCGATGCCTGGTGGCTCGACGCCGCCACCCAGTACGACCGCGACGCCCACCGCACCAGCAAGGCCACCTTCAACCTGCGCTACCAGCCCGATCCGGGCCGGCTGCTCAATTTCCGCTACCGGCTCGACCGCTTCACCGACACCAAGCAGCTCGACCTGTCGACCCAGTGGGCGGTCACCCGCAACTGGCAGGTGCTGGCGCGGCACAACTGGTCGATCAAGGACCGCCGGCCGCTGGAGACGCTGGCCGGGCTCGAATACAATGCCAACTGCTGGGCGTTCCGCCTGCTCGCCCAGCGCTACGTCACCCGCGGCAACGACATGCAGAGCCGCTTCTTCTTCCAGCTCGAGTTGAACGATGTGGGCCGCCTCGGTACCAATGCCCTGCAGACGCTGCGCGACAGCATCCCCGGCTACACCAAGCTGAACTAG
- a CDS encoding amino acid ABC transporter ATP-binding protein yields the protein MIRFVNVDKWFKDLHVLKRVNLEVAQGEVVVVCGPSGSGKSTLIRTVNQLETIGSGEIWVDGQNVTDPKVDINAVRAEVGFVFQHFNLYPHLSVLDNITLAPIQVRKMPRAKAEALADELLAKVGLASKRAAFPSQLSGGQQQRVAIARGLAMQPKVMLFDEPTSALDPEMIGEVLKVMKDLAGTGITMMCVTHEMGFAREVADRVVFLDHGEIVEMAPPEQFFSAPRSERARQFLQQVLSPMH from the coding sequence CTGATTCGCTTCGTCAATGTCGATAAATGGTTCAAGGACCTGCACGTCCTCAAGCGGGTGAACCTCGAGGTCGCGCAGGGCGAGGTGGTGGTGGTGTGCGGCCCGTCCGGCTCGGGCAAGTCGACGCTGATCCGCACCGTGAACCAGCTCGAGACCATCGGCTCGGGCGAGATCTGGGTCGACGGCCAGAACGTCACCGACCCCAAGGTCGACATCAACGCGGTACGCGCCGAAGTCGGCTTCGTATTCCAGCATTTCAATCTCTACCCGCACCTGTCGGTGCTCGACAACATCACGCTGGCGCCGATCCAGGTGCGCAAGATGCCGCGCGCCAAGGCCGAGGCGCTGGCCGACGAGCTGCTGGCCAAGGTCGGCCTCGCCAGCAAGCGCGCCGCGTTTCCGTCGCAACTGTCGGGCGGCCAGCAGCAGCGCGTGGCGATCGCCCGCGGCCTGGCCATGCAGCCCAAGGTGATGCTGTTCGACGAGCCGACCTCGGCGCTCGATCCGGAGATGATCGGCGAGGTGCTCAAGGTCATGAAGGACCTGGCCGGCACCGGCATCACCATGATGTGCGTGACCCACGAGATGGGCTTCGCACGCGAAGTGGCCGACCGCGTGGTGTTCCTCGACCACGGCGAGATCGTCGAGATGGCGCCGCCCGAGCAGTTCTTCAGCGCGCCCAGGTCCGAGCGCGCACGCCAGTTCCTGCAACAAGTGCTGTCGCCGATGCATTGA
- a CDS encoding peptidylprolyl isomerase gives MVNQKQQRAAEAARQLAAGKPFAEVAAAYSDAADALQGGDLGWRTAGRLPPMFLEALDQLGPGQTTSIMRSPAGFHIVKLAEKRQRDGKEVIRQTHARHILVKVNELTSDTDAKARIQEIRDRLINGGLKFEEQAKLHSEDGSAQKGGDLDWISPGDTVPEFEQAMNGLNPGDLSEPVRTPFGWHLIQVIERRDQDVTRERERVRVRMELRDRKADDQYEDWVRQQRDTAFVEIRLEEK, from the coding sequence GTGGTGAACCAGAAGCAGCAACGCGCCGCCGAAGCCGCGCGCCAGCTGGCGGCCGGCAAGCCGTTCGCCGAGGTGGCGGCGGCCTATTCCGACGCTGCCGACGCGCTGCAGGGCGGCGACCTCGGCTGGCGCACCGCCGGCCGCCTGCCGCCGATGTTCCTCGAAGCGCTCGACCAGCTCGGCCCGGGCCAGACCACCTCGATCATGCGCAGCCCGGCCGGCTTCCACATCGTCAAGCTGGCCGAGAAGCGCCAGCGCGACGGCAAGGAAGTGATCCGCCAGACCCATGCGCGCCATATCCTGGTCAAGGTCAACGAGCTGACCTCCGACACCGACGCCAAGGCGCGCATCCAGGAGATCCGCGACCGGCTGATCAACGGCGGCCTCAAGTTCGAGGAGCAGGCCAAGCTGCATTCGGAGGACGGCTCGGCGCAGAAGGGCGGCGACCTCGACTGGATCTCGCCCGGCGACACCGTGCCCGAATTCGAGCAGGCGATGAACGGGCTGAACCCGGGCGACCTGTCCGAGCCGGTGCGCACGCCGTTCGGCTGGCACCTGATCCAGGTGATCGAGCGGCGCGACCAGGACGTGACCCGCGAACGCGAACGCGTGCGCGTGCGGATGGAACTGCGCGACCGCAAGGCCGACGACCAGTACGAGGACTGGGTGCGCCAGCAGCGCGACACCGCCTTCGTCGAGATCCGCCTCGAAGAGAAGTAA
- the rsmA gene encoding 16S rRNA (adenine(1518)-N(6)/adenine(1519)-N(6))-dimethyltransferase RsmA codes for MSKHIPRKRFGQNFLQDQGVIADIVSCIGPRPDDAMVEIGPGLAALTAPLLERLDTLHAVEIDRDIVAHLSKRYPAERLAIHNADALNFDFAALAQEIAPERKIRLVGNLPYNISTPLLFHLAGFPDRIEDCHFMLQNEVVLRMVAEPGCADYGRLSVMLQYHFHMEKLLDVPPEAFFPPPKVDSAIVRMIPRAFELAAADLAGLETLVAQSFAQRRKTLRNNLKGIAGDEDFAALGIDSGIRPENLSVLDYVRLANRLAERLPAR; via the coding sequence ATGAGCAAACACATCCCCCGCAAGCGTTTCGGCCAGAACTTCCTGCAGGATCAAGGCGTGATCGCCGACATCGTGTCCTGCATCGGGCCGCGGCCCGACGACGCGATGGTCGAGATCGGCCCCGGCCTCGCCGCGCTGACCGCGCCGCTGCTCGAGCGGCTCGACACGCTGCACGCGGTCGAGATCGACCGCGACATCGTCGCCCACCTGTCCAAGCGCTATCCGGCCGAGCGGCTGGCCATCCACAACGCCGACGCGCTGAATTTCGACTTCGCCGCGCTGGCGCAAGAGATCGCGCCGGAACGCAAGATCCGGTTGGTCGGCAACCTGCCCTACAACATCTCGACGCCGCTGCTGTTCCACCTGGCCGGCTTCCCCGACCGCATCGAGGATTGCCACTTCATGCTGCAGAACGAGGTGGTGCTGCGCATGGTGGCCGAGCCCGGCTGCGCCGATTACGGCCGGCTGTCGGTGATGCTGCAGTACCACTTCCACATGGAAAAGCTGCTCGACGTGCCGCCCGAGGCCTTCTTCCCGCCGCCCAAGGTCGATTCGGCCATCGTGCGCATGATTCCGCGCGCCTTCGAGCTGGCCGCGGCCGATCTCGCCGGCCTCGAAACGCTGGTGGCGCAGTCGTTCGCCCAGCGCCGCAAGACGCTGCGCAACAACCTCAAGGGCATCGCGGGCGACGAGGATTTCGCCGCGCTCGGCATCGATTCGGGCATCCGGCCGGAGAATCTGTCGGTCCTCGACTACGTGCGGCTCGCCAACCGGCTGGCCGAACGGCTCCCCGCACGCTGA
- the pdxA gene encoding 4-hydroxythreonine-4-phosphate dehydrogenase PdxA, giving the protein MSRPTIAITTGEPAGIGPELCAALDPARFEARLVLLGDHALLAERARLAAARLPLQAYDPSAEPPRGVLEVLHLPLAAPSEPGRLDPRNADYVLALLDRALLGCRSGEFGAMVTAPLHKGVIRDAGHDRFTGHTEYLAEHTGTARVVMMLAGEPRGAPPPAEIAASVAHLEHDYPLGSVRSAPAAAAGALRVALATTHLPLREVADAITAESLTATLRILHADLRGKFGLAEPRILVAGLNPHAGEGGHLGREEIDVIIPVLEQLRSEGMRLTGPLPADTLFNPPVLAQGDAVLAMYHDQGLPVLKHATFGQGINLTLGLPLIRTSVDHGTALDLAGTGRADGGSLDAAVRLAVELAAGGARPMAST; this is encoded by the coding sequence ATGTCCCGTCCCACCATCGCGATCACCACCGGCGAGCCGGCCGGCATCGGCCCCGAGCTGTGCGCGGCGCTCGATCCGGCGCGCTTCGAAGCGCGGCTGGTGCTGCTGGGCGACCACGCGCTGCTGGCCGAGCGCGCCCGCCTGGCCGCTGCCCGGCTGCCGCTGCAGGCCTACGACCCGAGCGCAGAGCCGCCGCGCGGCGTGCTCGAAGTGCTGCACCTGCCGCTGGCCGCGCCGAGCGAACCGGGCCGGCTCGATCCGCGCAATGCCGACTACGTGCTGGCGCTGCTCGACCGTGCGCTGCTCGGCTGCCGCAGCGGCGAATTCGGCGCGATGGTGACCGCGCCGCTGCACAAGGGCGTGATCCGCGACGCCGGCCACGACCGCTTCACCGGCCATACCGAATACCTGGCCGAACACACCGGCACCGCGCGGGTGGTGATGATGCTGGCGGGCGAACCACGCGGCGCGCCGCCGCCGGCCGAGATCGCCGCCAGCGTCGCCCATCTCGAGCACGACTATCCGCTCGGCTCGGTGCGCAGCGCGCCGGCCGCCGCCGCCGGCGCGCTGCGCGTGGCGCTGGCGACCACCCACCTGCCGCTGCGCGAGGTAGCCGATGCGATCACGGCCGAATCGCTGACCGCCACGCTGCGCATCCTGCATGCCGACCTGCGCGGCAAGTTCGGCCTGGCCGAGCCGCGCATCCTGGTGGCCGGCCTCAATCCGCACGCCGGCGAAGGCGGCCACCTGGGCCGCGAGGAGATCGACGTCATCATCCCGGTGCTCGAACAATTGCGTAGCGAGGGCATGCGGCTGACCGGCCCGCTGCCGGCCGACACGCTGTTCAACCCGCCGGTGCTGGCGCAGGGCGACGCGGTGCTGGCGATGTATCACGACCAGGGCCTGCCGGTGCTCAAGCACGCCACCTTCGGCCAGGGCATCAACCTCACGCTGGGCCTGCCGCTGATCCGCACCTCGGTCGACCACGGCACCGCGCTGGACCTGGCCGGCACCGGCCGCGCCGACGGCGGCTCGCTCGATGCCGCGGTACGGCTGGCGGTCGAGCTGGCGGCCGGCGGCGCAAGGCCGATGGCGTCCACGTAG